The Papaver somniferum cultivar HN1 chromosome 3, ASM357369v1, whole genome shotgun sequence genome includes a region encoding these proteins:
- the LOC113360321 gene encoding F-box/kelch-repeat protein At3g06240-like, translating to MADGLVSFFVIWNPTTREYKVLPNSPTRVTNHYSSIYSFGYDYKNDDYKLVKGDFIQDGSVKLPPREEDVYVSEVYSLRVSGVLVNGLRHWLAKRKNGIKGLREQFIISFDFSEERFKQMQLPKGFQDDRPLHTVGVWEECLCVVHGVWDPCNQLEIWVMQDYGVRESWNKRFVIHLTEHRQIFDLYPLRVIWSFKDDKIPLLKTMDERQFVLYDPKKDTITSSSVAIRAAENYVESLVSLNSGIAEHAVETLNLVYVSMAKLKLGGTLDSTTCGIIGEAKPEPARWLFIPFTAFYKTTSSVNPRKLRGLVVFCYVS from the exons ATGGCTGATGGGTTGGTGTCATTCTTTGTTATTTGGAACCCAACCACCAGAGAATATAAGGTATTACCCAATTCACCAACTAGAGTTACAAACCACTACTCTTCTATATATTCATTTGGTTATGATTATAAGAATGATGACTACAAGCTTGTTAAAGGTGATTTCATACAAGATGGTTCTGTCAAGTTGCCACCAAGGGAGGAGGATGTATATGTATCTGAGGTATATTCGTTACG TGTATCTGGGGTGCTTGTTAACGGACTTCGCCACTGGTTAGCTAAAAGAAAAAACGGAATTAAGGGGCTAAGGGAGCAGTTTATAATCTCTTTTGATTTTAGCGAGGAGAGATTTAAACAAATGCAATTGCCAAAAGGATTTCAGGACGACCGTCCTCTCCACACTGTGGGAGTGTGGGAAGAGTGCCTATGTGTAGTTCATGGTGTTTGGGATCCTTGTAATCAACTTGAGATATGGGTGATGCAAGATTATGGTGTTCGGGAATCCTGGAATAAACGTTTTGTCATTCACCTGACGGAACATCGACAGATTTTCGATCTATATCCACTAAGAGTGATTTGGTCTTTCAAAGATGATAAGATTCCTCTATTAAAGACTATGGATGAAAGACAGTTTGttctatatgacccaaagaaAGATACTATTACAAGTAGTTCAGTAGCCATACGTGCAGCTGAGAATTACGTCGAAAGCTTGGTTTCACTTAACTCCG GTATTGCGGAACATGCTGTAGAAACATTGAACTTGGTGTATGTTAGTATGGCAAAACTCAAGTTGGGTGGCACACTAGATAGTACAACATGTGGCATAATTGGCGAAGCTAAACCAGAACCTGCTCGATGGTTATTTATACCTTTCACTGCTTTTTATAAAACTACAAGTTCAGTAAACCCGCGCAAATTGCGCGGGCTAGTCGTCTTTTGCTACGTAAGTTAA